CGATTCCTGGACACGGGCGTCGCACTCCAGAACATCCGCACCACGGTGCAGCATCTGAGGGCCCGCGGATTCCAGGACCTCGAACGCATGACGCTGATGAGCGACGGCGCCACCGTCTACGAGTGCTGCTCGCCGGACGAGGTCGTGAACCTCCTCCAGGGCGGCCAGGGCGTCTTCGGCATCGCCGTCGGCGTGGTGTGGCGGGACGTGGACGCGGCTCTGTCCCAGTTGCACGGGGAGCGTGTGGACACGGGGGAGACCCTCGTCGGACACAACCCCGCCGACGAACTGGCCCGGCGCCGCAACCGCGCCGTCTGAGCACCGGAGGCCGTACCGACGTCCGACACCGCCCGGCACCCGTTCGCACGGCTGCCGGGCGGTGTCGTTGTCAGTGGCGTAGGGCACCATCGGCGGTGTGAGATCCGCGCCCACCATCCTCCACCTCGACATGGATGCGTTCTACGCCTCCGCCGAGCAGGCCGCCAAGCCCAGCCTGCGCGGCAAGCCGGTCGTGGTGGGCGGCGTGGGCCCGCGCGGAGTCGTCGCCACCGCCTCGTACGAGGCACGGCGCTTCGGTGTGCACTCGGCGATGCCGACGGCCCAGGCACGCAGGCTCGCGCCCAACGCCGCCTATCTGGTGCCGCGCTTCTCCCTGTACCGCGCCGTCAGCGAGCAGGTGATGGAGCTGCTGGGACGGCTGTCCCCGCTGGTGGAGCCCCTCAGCCTCGACGAGGCTTTCGTGGACCTGGAAGCGGGTGGTACCGCCGACGACTCCGCCTCGGCCCGTGCCACCGGTGAGCGGTTGCGGGAGGCCATCCTGGCCGTCACCGGTCTCAGCGGGTCCGTGGGGCTCGCGGGGTCCAAGATGCTGGCGAAGATCGCCTCCGAGGAGGCCAAGCCGGACGGGCTGATGCTGATCGAGCCGGGCACCGAGCGGGAGCTGCTGGCGCCCATGCCCGTACGCACGCTGCCCGGGGTCGGCCCGGCCACCGGGGACCATCTGCGCCGGGCCGGCATGACCACGGTCCACGACCTGGCGGAGGCGGGCGAGG
The DNA window shown above is from Streptomyces sp. NBC_00247 and carries:
- a CDS encoding MerR family transcriptional regulator, with amino-acid sequence MRSSGDGAAAGGPYPQHGSGADHTIRQPVHTVVPVSDGVAGANDIGYRGPTACAAAGITYRQLDYWARTGLVEPSVRPAYGSGTQRLYSFRDVVLLKIVKRFLDTGVALQNIRTTVQHLRARGFQDLERMTLMSDGATVYECCSPDEVVNLLQGGQGVFGIAVGVVWRDVDAALSQLHGERVDTGETLVGHNPADELARRRNRAV